Within Halorubrum lacusprofundi ATCC 49239, the genomic segment AACGCCGTCGTGTGGGTGGCGGCGATCGCCATCGGATTCACGATGGCCGGCTACAGCGCGTTCCTCTCGGCGTTCGCCGTCTTCGGCGGCGCCATCGCGCTCGCCGTCGGCTTCGCCGCACAGGACCTGCTCGGGAACTTCGTCGCCGGGATCTTTATCCTGAAGGACAAGCCGTTCGAGGTCGGCGACTGGATCGAGTGGGACGGGAACGCGGGCCGCGTCGAGGACATCGACCTGCGGGTCTCTCGCGTCCGAACCTTCGATAACGAGCGGATCACGGTGCCGAACGGCGACCTCGCGAACAACGCGGTCACGAATCCGGTCGCCTACGAGACGCTTCGCCAGAAGTTCGTGTTCGGCATCGGCTACGAGGACGACATCGCCGAAGCCACCGACATCATCGTCGAGAAGGCCGAGGCGCACGCGGAGATCCTCGACGACCCCGCGCCCTCGGTTCGGGTGGTCGAACTGGGCGACTCCGCCGTAGGCCTGCAGTCGCGCTGGTGGATCGG encodes:
- a CDS encoding mechanosensitive ion channel family protein, with product MLSLQFGGVGLSAALTGILFSVALFLVGFVGVLLLGKFVFVPAVMRVLGSRGFDEAVRSLGSSVANAVVWVAAIAIGFTMAGYSAFLSAFAVFGGAIALAVGFAAQDLLGNFVAGIFILKDKPFEVGDWIEWDGNAGRVEDIDLRVSRVRTFDNERITVPNGDLANNAVTNPVAYETLRQKFVFGIGYEDDIAEATDIIVEKAEAHAEILDDPAPSVRVVELGDSAVGLQSRWWIGEPGRGDFVRVRSEYVTDVKEAFDEAGIDMPYVHRQLTGSVEVIESVADDE